The following proteins are co-located in the Conyzicola lurida genome:
- a CDS encoding ABC transporter ATP-binding protein gives MDALGIDGVGVSFDGVPAVDGVTLGVAPGEVLGILGPSGSGKSTLLRAVAGLERLGSGSVSWHGDDITALAVHRRGFALMFQDGQLFPHRTVAQNIAYPLRITRASGQAERVVDLLDLVGLPGFGERRVTELSGGEQQRVALARSLAGKPRLLLLDEPLSSLDRELRERLAGDLRRILVATGTTAVFVTHDQDEAFAVSDRVAVMMRGRLEQVGTPAEVWRRPVNAAVARFLGYTTVLDPDRARLVVPEATGAIALRAAAVVVTDDASVRGTLVSSTPAVDGARVRVLLDGIGEVDGVAGPRHPLVVGSAVGVRFDPAGIAVLP, from the coding sequence ATGGACGCACTGGGTATCGACGGCGTCGGCGTCAGCTTCGACGGCGTGCCCGCGGTCGACGGCGTGACGCTGGGTGTCGCACCCGGCGAAGTGCTCGGCATCCTCGGCCCGTCCGGCAGCGGCAAGTCGACGCTGCTGCGGGCGGTCGCCGGCCTCGAGAGGCTCGGCAGCGGATCGGTCTCGTGGCATGGCGACGACATCACCGCGCTGGCCGTGCACCGGCGCGGGTTCGCGCTGATGTTCCAGGACGGGCAGCTGTTTCCTCACCGCACCGTCGCGCAGAACATCGCGTACCCGCTGCGCATCACGCGTGCCTCCGGGCAGGCCGAGCGCGTCGTCGATCTGCTCGACCTCGTCGGGCTGCCGGGCTTCGGCGAGCGTCGCGTCACCGAGCTCTCGGGCGGCGAGCAGCAGCGCGTGGCCCTCGCGCGATCGCTGGCCGGCAAGCCGCGGCTGCTTCTGCTGGACGAGCCGCTGAGCTCGCTCGACCGCGAACTGCGCGAGCGTCTCGCCGGCGACCTGCGTCGCATCCTCGTCGCGACCGGCACCACCGCGGTCTTCGTCACCCACGACCAGGACGAGGCGTTCGCCGTCTCCGACCGCGTCGCCGTCATGATGCGGGGCCGCCTCGAGCAGGTCGGCACGCCCGCCGAGGTGTGGCGCCGACCGGTGAACGCGGCCGTCGCGCGCTTCCTCGGGTACACGACGGTGCTCGACCCCGACCGCGCCCGGTTGGTCGTGCCGGAGGCAACGGGTGCGATCGCCCTGCGGGCGGCGGCGGTCGTGGTGACGGATGACGCGTCCGTGCGCGGCACGCTGGTCTCCAGCACCCCGGCCGTCGACGGCGCGCGCGTGCGGGTGCTGCTCGACGGGATCGGCGAGGTCGACGGTGTCGCCGGCCCGCGTCATCCATTGGTCGTCGGTTCGGCCGTCGGCGTCCGGTTCGATCCGGCCGGAATCGCGGTTCTGCCGTGA